A section of the Pseudomonas flavescens genome encodes:
- a CDS encoding gamma-butyrobetaine hydroxylase-like domain-containing protein has product MLIPTSIKLHKASRTLELQYGNDSYRLPAEFLRVHSPSAEVQGHGKPILQTGKLNVALIGIEPAGNYALKLTFDDGHDSGLFSWDYLHQLALRHDELWRDYLAELAAAGKSRDPDESVVRLML; this is encoded by the coding sequence ATGCTTATCCCCACCTCGATCAAGCTGCACAAGGCTTCCCGCACGCTGGAACTGCAATACGGCAATGATAGCTACAGGCTGCCGGCCGAGTTCCTGCGCGTGCATTCGCCTTCGGCTGAGGTGCAGGGGCACGGCAAACCGATTCTGCAGACGGGCAAGCTGAATGTCGCGCTGATCGGCATCGAGCCTGCCGGTAATTACGCCCTCAAACTGACCTTCGACGACGGCCACGACAGTGGCCTGTTCAGCTGGGACTACCTCCATCAACTGGCGCTGCGCCACGACGAACTCTGGCGTGACTATCTCGCCGAACTCGCCGCAGCGGGCAAATCCCGCGACCCCGATGAGTCGGTCGTGCGCCTGATGCTCTGA